From the Comamonas odontotermitis genome, one window contains:
- a CDS encoding IS481 family transposase has translation MGQVLHGSATTTEAIRRAIQHSQESLRALSARYGINQKTVAKWKNRPSVTDLPTGPRQPRSTVLSVEDEAAIVAFRRHTMLPLDDCLYALQPTIPHLTRSSLHRCLQRHGISRLPEVQGDKPAKKRFKSYPIGYFHVDIAEVQTVEGKLYLFVAIDRTSKFALTELHPSADKMTAAQFLRNVIAAVPYTLHTVLTDNGIQFANRSSDRYAFQHIFGRVCEEHGIEHRLTKVKHPWTNGQVERMNRTIKEATVKRFHYDDHAQLRQHLANFIDAYNFGRRLKTLKGLTPYEFICKQWTSEPERFKIDPIHQMPGLNSYLLPMLVASLVLLSICRELSYK, from the coding sequence ATGGGCCAGGTTCTGCACGGCAGCGCCACAACGACGGAGGCGATCCGTCGAGCGATACAACATAGTCAAGAGAGCCTGAGAGCGCTTTCTGCACGCTATGGCATCAATCAGAAGACGGTGGCGAAGTGGAAGAATCGGCCTTCGGTCACCGATCTGCCGACAGGGCCCAGGCAGCCGCGCTCCACCGTTTTGTCCGTTGAGGATGAGGCAGCGATCGTCGCCTTTCGCAGGCATACCATGCTGCCGCTGGATGACTGTCTCTACGCGCTGCAGCCGACTATCCCGCATCTGACGCGCTCGTCTCTGCACCGCTGCTTGCAGCGGCACGGTATCTCGCGGCTGCCCGAGGTGCAGGGCGATAAGCCAGCCAAGAAGCGGTTCAAGAGCTACCCCATTGGCTACTTTCATGTCGACATCGCCGAAGTGCAGACAGTCGAGGGCAAGCTCTATCTCTTCGTGGCCATCGACAGGACGTCCAAGTTCGCACTCACCGAACTCCATCCCTCGGCTGACAAGATGACTGCGGCGCAGTTCTTGCGCAATGTGATCGCAGCGGTGCCGTACACCCTCCATACGGTGCTCACCGATAACGGCATTCAGTTTGCCAACCGCAGTTCAGACCGGTACGCCTTCCAGCACATCTTTGGTCGAGTCTGCGAGGAACACGGTATCGAACATCGCCTCACAAAGGTCAAGCATCCGTGGACCAATGGGCAGGTCGAGCGAATGAACCGGACCATCAAGGAAGCCACCGTCAAGCGCTTCCACTATGACGATCACGCGCAGTTGCGGCAGCACCTCGCCAACTTCATCGATGCATACAACTTCGGCCGCAGGCTCAAGACCCTCAAAGGCCTGACACCCTACGAATTCATCTGCAAACAGTGGACATCCGAACCTGAACGGTTCAAGATAGATCCGATCCATCAAATGCCGGGACTGAACAGCTACCTGCTGCCCATGCTTGTCGCCAGTCTGGTTTTGTTGTCAATCTGTAGGGAATTGTCCTACAAATAG
- a CDS encoding IS3 family transposase (programmed frameshift) codes for MEQWVKRTQRDYTLAFKLAVVDQVERGELTYRQAHERYGIQGASTVLVWLRKHGRQDWKAASSRGKGLQKMPESPKLLTPEQRIKELEVQLKEAREKAVFFEAVVNVLKRDYGVQVNKKACGQVLTQKLVKGLSVTRACRYMGISRQAHYKRLVCQRARSERDKAVVELASEERRHQPRIGTRKLLHLLKPPLEQAGIQIGRDALFVVLRQARMLVLPRHAYHKTTNSHHHYRRHPNLLKEGPTKTVASGCEQLWVADITYLPTKEKTAYLSLVTDAYSRKIVGWHVHDSLETKQVSQALKMALRQRRTDQPLVHHSDRGVQYCSAQYQRIHARHRITCSMTDGYDCYQNALAERVNGILKMEYLLQRPADLSQARTMVGESVRLYNERRPHLSLKYKTPDAVHRASLANQLGLEISRE; via the exons ATGGAACAGTGGGTTAAGAGAACGCAACGGGACTACACGCTGGCTTTTAAACTCGCAGTAGTCGATCAAGTAGAAAGAGGTGAGCTGACCTACCGGCAGGCCCATGAGCGGTACGGAATCCAGGGCGCCTCAACTGTACTGGTGTGGCTTCGCAAGCACGGACGGCAGGACTGGAAAGCTGCATCATCAAGGGGCAAAGGATTACAGAAGATGCCTGAATCGCCCAAGCTGCTGACTCCAGAGCAGCGCATCAAGGAGCTGGAAGTGCAACTGAAAGAAGCCCGCGAGAAAGCGGTCTTCTTTGAAGCGGTAGTGAACGTGCTCAAGCGCGACTACGGAGTCCAAGTCA ACAAAAAAGCCTGCGGGCAAGTCCTCACGCAAAAGCTCGTCAAAGGGTTAAGCGTCACGAGGGCTTGCCGCTACATGGGAATCAGCCGCCAAGCGCACTACAAGCGCCTGGTCTGCCAGCGTGCACGCAGCGAGCGGGACAAGGCGGTGGTGGAGTTGGCCAGTGAAGAGAGGCGCCATCAGCCACGCATTGGCACACGCAAACTGCTGCACTTGCTCAAGCCGCCGCTTGAACAGGCGGGAATCCAGATCGGGCGCGATGCACTGTTCGTTGTCCTGCGCCAAGCACGCATGCTGGTGCTGCCACGGCATGCGTACCACAAGACCACCAATAGCCATCATCACTACCGCAGGCACCCCAATCTACTCAAGGAGGGCCCGACCAAAACAGTGGCAAGTGGTTGTGAGCAGCTATGGGTCGCTGACATCACGTATCTACCCACCAAGGAGAAGACTGCCTATCTGAGCCTGGTGACCGATGCCTACTCGCGCAAGATCGTGGGCTGGCACGTGCACGATAGTCTGGAGACCAAGCAGGTCAGCCAAGCGTTGAAGATGGCACTGCGTCAGCGGCGAACAGATCAGCCGCTCGTACACCACTCTGATAGAGGTGTTCAGTACTGCTCGGCTCAATACCAGCGCATCCATGCACGCCACCGCATCACCTGCTCCATGACCGATGGCTACGATTGCTACCAAAACGCTCTGGCTGAGCGGGTCAATGGAATCCTCAAGATGGAATACTTGTTGCAACGACCTGCCGATCTCTCGCAGGCCCGCACCATGGTGGGCGAATCGGTACGGCTGTACAACGAGCGCCGGCCGCACCTGTCCCTAAAATACAAAACGCCCGATGCAGTACATCGGGCGTCTCTCGCCAACCAGCTTGGGCTGGAGATTAGTCGCGAATAG
- a CDS encoding porin codes for MKKSLVALAVLAASGAAMAQSSVTLFGIVDAGVTYAKTSGGDSVYGLTNSGNATSRLGFRGVEDLGGGLKAGFWLEGAIQNDSGTGAGGGASGPGFEFKRRSTVSLMGNFGEVRLGRELTAAYNTVSAYDVFGQVGIGQHFGFGVAGSPFRVSNMVSYYTPGMSGFKAGINYGFGETAGDSSFGRYIGGSVGYDNGPLSVGLGLEQQNDPSAAFDKEQSLGLGASYNFGVVKLAGLIRQQRNTPVGGGDKWKMNSASLGVTAPVGAAGEVRAAYNYYDVKSVDGKAHQLSLGYVHNLSKRTALYGTYAFLKNQKSETFSVSANGLGIATPAGGKNQNALTVGIRHAF; via the coding sequence ATGAAAAAATCTCTTGTTGCCTTGGCAGTGCTGGCCGCTTCCGGCGCCGCAATGGCTCAATCTTCCGTGACCCTGTTCGGTATCGTTGACGCTGGCGTGACCTACGCTAAGACCAGCGGTGGCGACTCCGTGTACGGCCTGACCAACTCTGGTAACGCTACCAGCCGTCTGGGCTTCCGCGGCGTGGAAGACCTGGGTGGTGGTCTGAAGGCTGGCTTCTGGCTGGAAGGCGCTATTCAGAACGACTCCGGCACCGGTGCTGGCGGTGGCGCTTCGGGTCCTGGCTTCGAATTCAAGCGTCGCTCGACCGTGTCCTTGATGGGCAACTTCGGTGAAGTGCGTCTGGGTCGTGAACTGACCGCTGCTTACAACACTGTGAGCGCATACGACGTGTTCGGTCAAGTTGGTATCGGCCAACACTTCGGCTTCGGCGTGGCTGGTTCGCCTTTCCGCGTGTCGAACATGGTTTCGTACTACACTCCTGGCATGTCTGGCTTCAAGGCTGGCATCAACTACGGTTTCGGTGAAACCGCTGGCGACAGCTCGTTCGGCCGTTACATCGGTGGTTCTGTTGGCTATGACAACGGCCCTCTGAGCGTTGGCCTGGGTCTGGAACAACAAAACGACCCATCTGCTGCTTTCGACAAGGAGCAATCCCTGGGTCTGGGCGCTTCGTACAACTTCGGTGTTGTGAAGCTGGCTGGTCTGATCCGTCAACAACGTAACACCCCTGTTGGTGGTGGTGACAAGTGGAAGATGAACTCCGCTTCCCTGGGCGTGACCGCTCCTGTGGGCGCTGCTGGCGAAGTCCGTGCTGCTTACAACTACTACGACGTGAAGTCGGTGGACGGCAAGGCTCACCAACTGTCGCTGGGCTACGTGCACAACCTGTCCAAGCGCACCGCTCTGTACGGCACCTACGCTTTCCTGAAGAACCAAAAGTCTGAAACCTTCAGCGTCAGCGCTAACGGCCTGGGTATCGCTACCCCAGCTGGCGGCAAGAACCAAAACGCTCTGACCGTTGGTATCCGTCACGCTTTCTAA
- the coq7 gene encoding 2-polyprenyl-3-methyl-6-methoxy-1,4-benzoquinone monooxygenase codes for MQDRLLCAADTALRTLFATPRASQPSPASGIEEADLSEAEKKLSGAYMRVNHVGEVCAQALYTAQAMVTKDERLREHLLEAAQEEMDHLAWTHQRLQALGERPSILNPLWFAGAFLIGTVAAKVSDRASLGFVEETENQVSAHLQSHIDRLPPQDAASLAVVAQMKDDEERHAAAAVDAGAVPVPPPAKALMQVAAKVMTTTAHYI; via the coding sequence ATGCAAGACCGACTTCTTTGTGCCGCTGATACTGCGCTCCGTACCCTGTTTGCAACACCTCGCGCCAGCCAGCCCTCGCCGGCTTCGGGCATCGAGGAGGCCGATCTGAGTGAGGCAGAGAAAAAGCTCTCTGGCGCCTATATGCGCGTGAACCATGTCGGAGAGGTCTGCGCCCAGGCGCTCTATACGGCTCAGGCCATGGTGACCAAGGATGAACGCCTGCGCGAACACCTGCTAGAAGCGGCACAAGAAGAGATGGACCACCTGGCTTGGACCCATCAGCGCCTTCAGGCTCTTGGCGAACGCCCCAGCATTCTGAATCCCCTGTGGTTTGCTGGCGCGTTTCTGATCGGAACCGTGGCAGCCAAGGTGAGTGACCGCGCCAGCCTGGGTTTTGTGGAAGAAACCGAAAACCAGGTGTCCGCTCACTTACAGTCCCACATCGATCGCCTGCCGCCACAGGATGCCGCGTCGCTCGCCGTGGTTGCACAGATGAAGGATGACGAAGAGCGCCACGCAGCCGCCGCAGTGGACGCCGGAGCGGTGCCCGTTCCCCCTCCTGCCAAGGCTTTGATGCAAGTGGCCGCCAAGGTGATGACGACCACCGCGCACTATATCTAG
- a CDS encoding OsmC family protein — protein MECTVTWTGASGARSGMGFVAETGSGHVVAMDGAPDANNPANGGQNLAARPMELLLAGTGGCTAYDVVLILKRGRHDVKNCTVALKAERADTEPKVFTKIHMQFTVTGKGIPPAAVERAIAMSHEKYCSASIMLSKTAEITTGFDLVEA, from the coding sequence ATGGAATGCACAGTCACCTGGACAGGCGCAAGCGGTGCGCGATCAGGAATGGGTTTTGTCGCCGAAACCGGCAGTGGCCATGTGGTGGCCATGGACGGTGCGCCAGATGCGAACAATCCAGCCAATGGTGGTCAAAACCTGGCGGCGCGGCCCATGGAGTTGCTGCTTGCGGGTACGGGCGGTTGCACGGCTTACGACGTGGTCCTGATCTTGAAGCGTGGCCGCCATGATGTGAAGAACTGCACCGTCGCCTTGAAAGCGGAACGAGCAGACACCGAGCCCAAGGTCTTCACCAAGATCCACATGCAGTTCACGGTGACGGGCAAGGGCATACCGCCTGCAGCGGTGGAGCGAGCCATTGCCATGAGCCACGAAAAATACTGCTCGGCCAGCATCATGCTGAGCAAGACCGCCGAGATCACGACCGGTTTTGATCTGGTGGAAGCCTGA
- the ilvA gene encoding threonine ammonia-lyase, biosynthetic, with product MPSKTAAALTPADYLKKILTARVYDVAVESDLDPAKNLSRRLHNKVLLKREDQQPVFSFKLRGAYNKMAQLSPEQLKAGVICASAGNHAQGVALSASRLGVRAVIVMPATTPQIKVDAVKSMGGEAVLAGESFSDAYEHALQLQKEQDLTFVHPFDDPDVIAGQGTIAMEIMRQVQKIGSSQLHAVFVPIGGGGLIAGVANYIKAVRPEIKVIGVQMNDSDAMVQSAREGKRVALPDVGLFADGTAVKLVGEETFRVAASLVDEYITVDTDAVCAAIKDIFADTRSVVEPSGAMAVAAIKQYVAKHKTKGETYAAILSGANMNFDRLRFVAERADVGEEKEALLAVTIPEERGSFKHFCEVVGNLPGGARSVTEFNYRISDDRRAHVFVGISTNSKGESEKITRNFQKNGFEALDLTFDELAKEHVRHMVGGHSALAKDERLLRFIFPERPGALFKFLSLMAPNWNISLFHYRNQGADYGRILVGMQVPKSDSKAFEKFLNNLGYPWVEETNNPAYQLFLRASS from the coding sequence ATGCCCTCCAAGACTGCTGCCGCGCTGACGCCGGCCGACTACCTGAAGAAAATCCTGACCGCGCGCGTCTATGACGTCGCCGTGGAATCAGATCTCGACCCTGCCAAGAATCTGAGCCGTCGCCTGCACAACAAGGTGCTCTTGAAGCGAGAAGACCAGCAGCCGGTGTTCAGCTTCAAGCTGCGCGGGGCCTACAACAAGATGGCCCAGCTCTCACCCGAGCAGCTCAAGGCCGGCGTAATCTGCGCATCGGCGGGCAACCATGCCCAGGGTGTGGCGCTGTCCGCCAGCCGTCTGGGCGTGCGCGCGGTGATCGTGATGCCCGCAACCACCCCGCAGATCAAGGTTGATGCTGTCAAAAGCATGGGCGGTGAAGCCGTGCTGGCAGGCGAGAGCTTTTCCGATGCCTACGAACACGCCCTCCAACTGCAGAAGGAACAGGATCTGACCTTCGTCCACCCGTTTGACGACCCCGATGTCATCGCCGGGCAAGGCACGATTGCAATGGAAATCATGCGCCAGGTGCAAAAAATCGGCTCGTCACAGCTCCATGCCGTGTTCGTGCCGATTGGGGGGGGCGGTCTCATTGCCGGCGTTGCCAACTACATCAAGGCCGTACGCCCTGAGATCAAAGTCATCGGCGTGCAGATGAACGACTCCGACGCCATGGTGCAGTCGGCCCGTGAAGGCAAGCGTGTTGCACTGCCTGATGTTGGCCTGTTCGCCGACGGCACGGCCGTCAAGCTGGTGGGTGAAGAAACCTTCCGCGTTGCCGCGAGCCTGGTCGATGAATACATCACAGTGGACACCGATGCCGTCTGTGCAGCCATCAAGGACATTTTTGCCGACACCCGCTCGGTGGTGGAGCCATCTGGCGCCATGGCGGTCGCTGCCATCAAGCAGTATGTGGCCAAGCACAAGACCAAGGGCGAGACCTATGCCGCGATTCTGAGTGGCGCCAACATGAACTTTGACCGCCTGCGCTTCGTGGCCGAGCGCGCCGACGTGGGCGAAGAGAAGGAAGCGTTGCTTGCAGTCACCATTCCCGAGGAGCGGGGCAGCTTCAAGCACTTCTGCGAAGTGGTGGGTAACCTGCCCGGCGGTGCGCGCAGCGTCACCGAGTTCAACTACCGGATCAGCGATGACCGTCGCGCTCATGTGTTCGTCGGCATTTCAACCAACAGCAAGGGGGAATCGGAGAAGATCACCCGTAACTTCCAGAAAAACGGCTTTGAGGCGCTGGATCTGACCTTTGACGAGTTGGCCAAGGAGCATGTACGCCACATGGTGGGTGGCCATTCAGCGCTCGCCAAGGATGAGCGCCTGCTGCGTTTCATCTTCCCTGAGCGGCCCGGCGCGCTGTTCAAGTTTCTGAGCCTGATGGCGCCCAACTGGAACATCTCCCTGTTCCACTACCGCAACCAGGGTGCAGACTATGGCCGCATTCTGGTGGGCATGCAGGTACCCAAGAGCGACTCCAAGGCCTTCGAGAAATTCTTGAACAACCTGGGCTACCCCTGGGTGGAAGAAACGAATAACCCGGCCTACCAGCTGTTCCTCAGGGCTTCATCATAA
- the cobS gene encoding adenosylcobinamide-GDP ribazoletransferase, whose translation MQALRHFLLAVQFFTRIPITGRLANWVGYSPEMLRASAGHFPGVGWIVGLVAAGILAAFDQLLPAGNTYSSLVAAIFSTLATVLLTGCFHEDGLTDVVDGLGGSHDRERALDIMKDSRIGAYGAMAMLLAVLSKVALLALLTSHRLSLAMAALIGAHVIARLWPMLVVRSLPHVGDTAKSKSKPLAEFITRKGLVSCMLWALPSAVLVAWWQGLPALLPALALSAAAALWMRQWFHRRLQGFTGDGLGAIEQVSEIGFYLGVALSIRPSF comes from the coding sequence ATGCAAGCCCTTCGCCATTTTTTGCTGGCCGTACAGTTCTTCACCCGCATCCCTATCACAGGCCGCCTGGCGAACTGGGTGGGCTACAGCCCCGAAATGCTGCGCGCCAGCGCAGGGCATTTTCCCGGTGTAGGCTGGATCGTGGGCTTGGTGGCAGCGGGCATCCTGGCCGCCTTTGACCAGTTGCTGCCTGCTGGCAACACCTACAGCTCCCTGGTTGCCGCCATTTTCAGCACCCTGGCGACCGTGCTGCTGACCGGCTGCTTCCATGAAGATGGCCTGACTGATGTGGTAGACGGCCTGGGCGGCAGCCATGATCGCGAGCGCGCGCTGGACATCATGAAAGACTCGCGCATTGGTGCCTATGGCGCCATGGCCATGTTGCTGGCTGTACTGAGCAAAGTGGCGCTGCTGGCCTTGCTGACCAGCCACCGCCTGAGCCTTGCAATGGCCGCGCTCATCGGCGCCCACGTCATTGCACGGCTGTGGCCCATGCTGGTAGTCCGCAGCCTGCCGCATGTAGGCGACACCGCCAAATCCAAAAGCAAGCCGCTGGCCGAATTCATCACCCGCAAGGGTCTGGTGAGTTGCATGCTGTGGGCGCTGCCTTCTGCAGTGCTGGTTGCCTGGTGGCAAGGCCTGCCCGCCCTGCTACCTGCATTGGCTTTGAGCGCCGCCGCCGCGCTATGGATGCGCCAGTGGTTCCATCGCCGCCTGCAAGGCTTTACCGGCGATGGGTTGGGAGCGATCGAGCAGGTGAGCGAGATTGGCTTTTATCTCGGGGTTGCGCTCTCGATTCGGCCTTCTTTCTAG
- a CDS encoding GspH/FimT family pseudopilin, with protein MSRIHHLYQSHHHKGSEGFTAIELLVVISIIAVLASLAGPSFSGLIERWRVRSAVEDLQSVLYYARAEAIKRGGNVTLEPASGGWTSGWEVKNGGTTLQTSPAPTRVDIRLADSSDANVSGSIGADQWGQLASTAGSGQVFVFRLTPAGASASSPAATSLCVYPAGSIRRLGDGSGAC; from the coding sequence ATGAGTCGGATCCATCATCTCTATCAATCACATCATCACAAAGGCTCCGAAGGCTTTACCGCCATTGAGTTGTTGGTGGTCATCAGCATTATTGCCGTATTGGCTTCATTAGCAGGGCCAAGCTTTAGTGGCTTGATTGAGCGCTGGCGTGTGCGCTCTGCAGTCGAAGACCTGCAATCCGTGTTGTATTACGCACGCGCCGAAGCGATCAAGCGCGGCGGTAACGTAACGCTTGAACCAGCGTCGGGTGGATGGACCAGTGGCTGGGAGGTCAAAAACGGCGGCACTACGTTACAGACATCTCCTGCACCTACCCGCGTGGATATTCGTTTAGCTGATAGCAGCGACGCAAATGTCAGCGGCAGCATTGGCGCGGATCAATGGGGGCAGCTTGCCAGTACGGCCGGCAGTGGACAGGTGTTTGTCTTTCGGCTCACGCCTGCAGGGGCCAGCGCTAGCAGTCCAGCTGCTACCAGTTTATGTGTCTATCCCGCGGGCAGCATCCGGCGCCTTGGCGATGGAAGTGGTGCGTGCTGA